In the genome of Leptospira licerasiae serovar Varillal str. VAR 010, one region contains:
- the guaB gene encoding IMP dehydrogenase — MSNQSYRDSQFLDGLSGEELFSMQIGLTYRDFLVLPGFIDFNPSEVELETRLTKKIKLKKPFVSSPMDTVTESSMAIAQALMGGIGIIHYNNTVEEQVAEVSKVKRFENGFISDPVVLGPKNTIHDLDRIKETLGFTGIPITADGTRNSKLVGIVTNRDIDFERDRSIPVEKVMTTDVITGKAGITLKEANDIIKKEKIGKLPIIDKDGKLISLVSRSDLKKNKEFPDSSKDENKRLRCGAAVSTLPESRDRVAALYEAGVDVIIIDSAQGNSIYQIEMLQFIKSNFKNLEVIGGNVVTRGQAENLIGAGADGLRIGMGPGSICITQDTMAVGRAQATAVYQTAAHAAKHDVPVIADGGISNIGDIANALAIGASACMMGFMFAGTSEAPGEYFYENGIRLKKYRGMASIEAMKAGGDKRYFNEGQKVKVAQGVSGSVVDRGSILNFIPYLSLGLRLSFQDMGFRSVQDLHQGLREGKLRFERRSESAQAQGSVHSLYSYSAPSLRAE, encoded by the coding sequence ATGTCAAACCAATCTTACCGAGACTCCCAATTTTTAGACGGCCTATCCGGCGAAGAACTTTTCAGCATGCAAATCGGGCTCACTTATCGGGACTTTTTAGTCCTGCCCGGTTTTATCGATTTCAATCCTTCCGAAGTTGAACTAGAGACTAGATTAACTAAAAAGATCAAACTTAAGAAGCCGTTCGTAAGTTCCCCAATGGACACTGTGACCGAGTCCTCCATGGCTATCGCACAGGCCCTTATGGGAGGGATAGGAATTATCCATTACAATAATACTGTAGAAGAACAGGTTGCTGAAGTCAGCAAAGTGAAACGTTTCGAAAACGGTTTCATTTCCGACCCGGTTGTTCTCGGACCCAAAAATACGATCCATGATCTGGACAGGATTAAAGAAACTTTAGGATTCACCGGAATTCCGATCACTGCAGACGGGACCAGAAATTCTAAATTGGTTGGGATTGTAACTAATCGAGACATCGATTTCGAAAGAGATCGTTCCATTCCAGTCGAAAAAGTAATGACCACGGATGTGATTACAGGAAAAGCAGGAATCACTTTAAAAGAAGCGAACGATATCATCAAAAAAGAGAAGATCGGAAAACTTCCTATCATAGACAAAGACGGAAAACTTATCTCTTTAGTAAGTCGTTCCGATCTGAAAAAGAACAAGGAATTCCCGGACTCATCCAAGGATGAGAACAAAAGGCTCAGATGCGGCGCTGCGGTATCCACCTTACCTGAATCTAGGGACAGAGTCGCTGCACTGTATGAGGCCGGAGTGGATGTGATCATCATAGACTCCGCTCAAGGAAACTCGATCTATCAGATTGAGATGCTCCAATTCATTAAGTCCAATTTTAAGAATCTAGAAGTGATTGGCGGTAACGTGGTCACTCGAGGCCAAGCCGAAAATCTGATCGGTGCTGGTGCGGACGGACTTAGGATCGGAATGGGCCCAGGTTCCATCTGTATTACCCAAGACACAATGGCTGTGGGAAGAGCCCAAGCAACTGCTGTATACCAGACTGCTGCCCACGCGGCAAAACATGATGTTCCCGTAATCGCTGACGGTGGAATTTCCAATATTGGAGATATCGCAAATGCTTTGGCAATCGGAGCTTCCGCATGTATGATGGGCTTTATGTTCGCTGGAACTTCTGAGGCTCCAGGTGAGTATTTTTATGAAAATGGAATACGTCTCAAGAAATATCGGGGAATGGCAAGTATAGAGGCCATGAAAGCCGGTGGAGACAAACGGTATTTCAATGAAGGCCAAAAAGTAAAAGTGGCCCAAGGAGTCAGCGGCTCAGTAGTGGATAGAGGTTCGATTCTGAATTTTATTCCATATTTAAGCCTGGGATTACGACTTTCTTTTCAGGATATGGGATTCCGTTCCGTCCAAGATTTACATCAAGGTCTCCGAGAAGGAAAACTCAGATTCGAAAGAAGGAGCGAGTCCGCTCAAGCCCAAGGTTCCGTTCATAGTCTTTACTCTTATAGTGCACCTAGTTTGAGAGCAGAATGA